From Rhinolophus sinicus isolate RSC01 linkage group LG15, ASM3656204v1, whole genome shotgun sequence, the proteins below share one genomic window:
- the MIF4GD gene encoding MIF4G domain-containing protein, which produces MVMGEPGREEYKIQSFDAETQQLLKTALKDPGAVNLEKVADVIVDHSLQDCVFSKEAGRMCYAIIQAESKQAGQSVFRRGLLNRLQQEYQAREQLRARSLQGWVCYVTFICNIFDYLRVNNMPMMALVNPVYDCLFRLAQPDSLSKEEEVDCLVLQLHRVGEQLERMNRQRMDELFVLIRDGFLLPVGLSSLAQLLLLEIIEFRAAGWQTTPAAHKYYYSEVSD; this is translated from the exons ATGGTCATGGGGGAGCCTGGTAGAGAGGAGTATAAAATCCAATCTTTTGATGCAGAGACCCAGCAGCTGCTGAAGACAGCACTCAAAG ATCCAGGTGCCGTGAACTTGGAGAAAGTGGCCGATGTGATTGTGGACCATTCTCTGCAGGACTGTGTGTTCAGCAAGGAAGCAGGACGCATGTGCTACGCCATCATCCAG GCAGAGAGCAAGCAAGCAGGCCAGAGTGTCTTCCGGCGTGGACTCCTCAACCGGCTGCAGCAGGAGTATCAAGCTCGGGAACAGCTGCGAGCCCGCTCCCTGCAGGGCTGGGTCTGCTACGTCACCTTTATCTGCAACATCTTTGACTACTTGAGG GTGAACAACATGCCCATGATGGCCCTGGTGAACCCCGTCTATGACTGCCTCTTCCGACTGGCCCAGCCGGACAGTCTGAgcaaggaggaggag GTGGACTGCCTGGTGCTACAGCTGCACCGCGTTGGGGAGCAGCTGGAGAGGATGAACAGGCAGCGCATGGATGAGCTCTTTGTCCTGATCCGGGATGGCTTCCTGCTCCCAGTGGGtctcagctccctggcccagctgctgctgctggagatCATTGAGTTCCGGGCAGCCGGCTGGCAGACGACCCCAGCTGCCCACAAGTATTACTACAGCGAGGTCTCTGACTAG
- the SLC25A19 gene encoding mitochondrial thiamine pyrophosphate carrier: protein MVGYDPKADGRNISNFEVAVAGSVSGLITRALISPLDVIKIRFQLQVERLSPSDPSAKYHGILQAARQMLQEEGPTAFWKGHIPAQLLSIGYGAVQFLSFEMLTKLVHKASVRDPRDFSVHFVCGGLSACVATLAVHPVDVLRTRFAAQGEPRVYKTLRDAVTTMYRTEGPLVFYKGLNPTLIAIFPYAGFQFSFYNSLKHMYEWVIPSEGKKNGNFKNLLCGSGAGVISKTLTYPLDLFKKRLQVRGFEQARVTFGQVRSYEGLIDCAKQVLREEGARGFFKGLSPSLLKAALSTGFVFFWYEFLCNLFHHMKKADS from the exons ATGGTTGGCTATGACCCCAAAGCAGATGGCAGGAATATCTCCAATTTCGAGGTGGCAGTGGCTGGGTCTGTGTCTGGACTTATCACCCGGGCGCTGATCAGCCCCTTGGATGTCATCAAGATTCGTTTCCAG CTTCAGGTTGAGCGCCTATCTCCCAGTGACCCCAGTGCAAAGTACCATGGGATCCTACAGGCTGCAAGACAGATGCTGCAGGAGGAGGGCCCAACAGCATTCTGGAAGGGACACATCCCGGCCCAGCTTCTCTCCATAGGCTATGGAGCTGTCCAA TTTCTGTCGTTTGAAATGCTGACCAAGCTGGTGCACAAAGCCAGTGTGCGTGACCCCCGCGACTTCTCCGTGCACTTCGTGTGCGGCGGCCTGTCTGCCTGCGTGGCCACCCTCGCCGTGCATCCTGTGGACGTCCTGCGCACCCGCTTTGCAGCGCAGGGTGAGCCCAGG GTGTATAAAACCCTGCGGGACGCCGTGACCACTATGTACAGGACGGAAGGCCCCTTGGTCTTCTACAAAGGCTTGAACCCTACCTTGATCGCCATCTTCCCCTACGCCGGCTTCCAGTTCTCCTTCTACAACTCCTTGAAGCACATGTATGAGTGGGTCATACCAAGCGAAGGAAAGAAAAACG GGAACTTCAAAAACCTGCTTTGTGGCAGTGGAGCTGGAGTGATCAGCAAGACCCTTACGTACCCCCTGGACCTCTTCAAGAAGCGGCTGCAGGTCAGAGGGTTTGAGCAGGCCCGAGTCACCTTTGGCCAG GTTCGAAGCTACGAGGGCCTCATAGATTGTGCCAAGCAGGTGCTGCGGGAGGAAGGGGCACGGGGCTTCTTCAAGGGCCTGTCCCCCAGCCTGCTGAAGGCTGCCCTGTCCACTGGCTTCGTGTTCTTCTGGTATGAGTTCCTCTGTAACCTCTTCCACCACATGAAGAAGGCAGACAGCTAG